Proteins from one Cystobacter ferrugineus genomic window:
- a CDS encoding protein kinase domain-containing protein, translating into MSPPQHPHELRAGDFVRDFRIVRRLGVGGFAFVFLVERGGLQFSMKMAARPLSDEDPDQVDAWMRREVASMDHLVGHPRVLPVFEWSRWPDARTGYAYFLTAYVPGDTFHVWRWRRRASLHESVGVLSTLARTLEVMHWRGVCHRDLKADNVLVRETDGEPLLIDFGSAHLPGARTLTEGVAPGTLYCQPPEVVSFLFSDARLPGSRMRALPSADLYAFGVLLYETLTECRPFSSRLSLSRLLIAIASTPVPDPRRFDPSIPDSLAELTMSLLEKDPAKRPANAEAVRLVLERLRAEGGDTEVWRAPSKRPSECEWGRELPEEMELLNEAEEGLPAAPETRRPREGRWLTGARLGCLAALALVLGVLGIGWMCLRVAHPPGWEEGARTEPTAPVPPVPSEKGTQPVPSSLRPESSPDTAPVPPRSRRCALLTGLLGVSAAQLAGCATVPRQPDPQGYLSRCPPEARATPVKLGIEPDEHASFLTPTSGTPASVESIEEGGPLNIKPGPVSADMLVKIKGQELYVTIFGVAEMSTNRVHMRFDRLRMPEGGEYPICGVAVDDMHQYGIATWQRFAIPGGVGVDPSRVDTTGGGVVLNDPRFETVLQGPEGYEVPPIRLAPPAWR; encoded by the coding sequence ATGAGCCCACCCCAGCATCCCCATGAGTTGCGCGCGGGCGACTTCGTGCGCGACTTCCGCATCGTGCGCCGATTGGGAGTGGGTGGCTTCGCCTTCGTCTTCCTGGTGGAGCGCGGAGGACTCCAGTTCTCCATGAAGATGGCCGCTCGTCCCCTGTCCGACGAGGATCCGGATCAGGTGGATGCCTGGATGCGCCGCGAGGTGGCCTCGATGGACCATCTGGTGGGTCATCCTCGGGTGTTGCCGGTCTTCGAGTGGAGCCGGTGGCCGGATGCGCGGACGGGCTACGCGTACTTCCTCACGGCGTACGTTCCAGGAGACACCTTTCATGTCTGGCGTTGGCGTCGGCGTGCCTCGCTCCATGAGTCCGTGGGGGTGTTGAGCACGCTCGCGCGGACGCTCGAGGTGATGCACTGGCGAGGCGTGTGCCACCGGGACCTCAAGGCGGACAACGTCCTGGTGCGCGAGACGGATGGCGAGCCGCTCCTCATTGATTTCGGCTCGGCGCACCTGCCGGGGGCGAGGACCCTGACGGAGGGGGTGGCGCCCGGGACGCTCTACTGCCAGCCACCCGAGGTCGTCTCCTTCCTGTTCTCCGACGCGCGGCTGCCCGGCTCCCGCATGCGGGCCCTGCCCTCGGCGGACCTGTATGCCTTTGGCGTGCTGCTCTACGAGACCCTCACCGAGTGCCGTCCCTTCAGCAGCCGGTTGTCGTTGTCGCGATTGCTCATCGCCATCGCCTCCACGCCCGTGCCGGATCCCCGGCGGTTCGACCCCTCGATTCCCGATTCCCTGGCCGAGCTGACGATGTCCCTGCTGGAGAAGGATCCCGCGAAGCGTCCCGCGAACGCCGAGGCGGTCCGGTTGGTGTTGGAACGGCTCCGGGCGGAGGGTGGAGACACCGAGGTCTGGAGGGCTCCGTCGAAGCGGCCTTCCGAGTGCGAGTGGGGACGGGAACTTCCCGAGGAGATGGAACTGCTGAACGAGGCCGAGGAGGGACTCCCCGCCGCTCCGGAGACGCGGCGGCCTCGTGAGGGACGGTGGCTGACCGGTGCGAGGCTGGGATGCCTCGCCGCCCTGGCGTTGGTGCTTGGAGTGCTCGGGATAGGGTGGATGTGCCTCCGCGTGGCGCATCCTCCTGGCTGGGAGGAGGGCGCTCGCACGGAGCCCACCGCACCGGTTCCTCCGGTGCCGTCCGAGAAAGGAACGCAGCCCGTGCCCTCCTCCCTTCGCCCCGAATCTTCCCCCGACACCGCTCCGGTGCCTCCTCGCTCGCGCCGATGCGCGCTGCTCACGGGCTTGCTGGGGGTGTCCGCCGCGCAGCTCGCCGGATGCGCCACCGTGCCCCGGCAGCCCGATCCCCAGGGCTATCTCTCCCGGTGCCCTCCCGAGGCCCGCGCCACGCCGGTGAAGCTGGGCATCGAACCCGACGAGCATGCCTCCTTCCTCACACCGACGTCGGGGACTCCGGCTTCGGTCGAGAGCATCGAGGAAGGGGGGCCGCTCAACATCAAGCCGGGTCCTGTCTCCGCCGACATGCTCGTGAAGATCAAGGGGCAGGAGTTGTACGTGACGATCTTCGGCGTGGCGGAGATGAGCACCAACCGCGTCCATATGCGGTTCGACCGTCTCCGCATGCCCGAGGGCGGCGAGTATCCCATCTGCGGGGTGGCCGTGGATGACATGCACCAGTACGGCATCGCGACCTGGCAGAGGTTCGCCATTCCAGGGGGAGTGGGTGTGGATCCCTCCCGGGTGGATACGACGGGAGGCGGCGTGGTGCTCAACGACCCGCGCTTCGAGACGGTGTTGCAGGGGCCCGAGGGCTATGAGGTGCCTCCCATCCGTCTGGCCCCACCGGCCTGGCGTTGA
- a CDS encoding SRPBCC family protein: MRNSLGVSLLVWAVATVAVGEEKWETVSTAPVSIRVRLRPDIPGGREVWAEGSMAVGLPHVRAALSNHVHFRQWMPYVTESRVLEEAPGTRLTYTQLDFPLISNRDYVLRVVEEEGHTEDGTVTFLQRWTPDSDAVPERSGVVRLRHNSGSWLFTPQGEDRVRYVYRFTVEPGGSIPGFLAGVGQKDAVLDTVRAVEKRARQLAAQSSPAP, translated from the coding sequence ATGCGGAATTCGCTAGGGGTGTCGCTCCTGGTGTGGGCGGTGGCCACGGTGGCGGTGGGCGAGGAGAAGTGGGAGACGGTGTCGACGGCGCCGGTGTCCATCCGCGTGCGTCTGCGGCCGGACATTCCCGGAGGCCGGGAGGTGTGGGCCGAGGGCAGCATGGCCGTGGGTCTGCCCCACGTGCGGGCGGCGTTGAGCAACCACGTGCACTTCCGGCAGTGGATGCCCTATGTGACGGAGTCGCGCGTCCTGGAGGAAGCGCCCGGCACGCGCCTGACGTACACGCAGCTGGACTTCCCCCTCATCTCCAACCGCGACTACGTCCTGCGGGTGGTGGAGGAAGAGGGCCACACGGAGGACGGGACGGTGACGTTCCTGCAACGCTGGACGCCGGACAGCGACGCCGTGCCCGAGCGCAGTGGCGTGGTGCGCTTGCGTCACAACTCGGGGAGCTGGCTCTTCACGCCCCAGGGCGAGGACCGGGTGCGCTACGTCTACCGCTTCACCGTGGAGCCGGGGGGCTCCATCCCCGGCTTCCTCGCCGGCGTGGGACAGAAGGACGCCGTGCTGGACACGGTGCGCGCGGTGGAGAAGCGGGCGCGCCAGCTCGCCGCGCAGAGCTCCCCGGCACCCTAG
- a CDS encoding DUF2381 family protein yields the protein MRPGAWLLLSILAAPPASAWDVAGGAVLQRRTFVRPSNPGRVPPLELHVAAGVATLVSFAECSRPEVLDFAQGHPSLRLIDMGEGSLILSPSADLAPGERVPLSVSTGPGAEPLRFVLVTRRDAVDVRVQVVRTASGSDEEGVDGVARSLLDAPGAQATLELPQGVVEFDARKTRGRVDSVLWLGRRFFATVSVRGHKKGATPWPLVQVRMRATLQDGEVWEGPARLVSGVAGSARQRHIATGLLPGGASGVELALDEADTPGVFQPLSREEPSTPP from the coding sequence GTGCGCCCTGGGGCATGGCTTCTCCTGTCGATCCTGGCCGCCCCTCCTGCCTCCGCATGGGATGTAGCGGGAGGAGCCGTGCTCCAGCGGCGCACGTTCGTGCGTCCTTCGAATCCCGGGCGGGTGCCGCCCCTGGAACTGCACGTGGCGGCGGGCGTGGCCACGCTCGTGTCGTTCGCGGAGTGCTCGCGGCCCGAGGTCCTGGACTTCGCGCAGGGTCATCCCTCCCTACGGCTGATCGACATGGGCGAGGGCTCGTTGATCCTCTCTCCCTCCGCGGATCTCGCTCCGGGTGAGCGGGTGCCACTCTCCGTGAGCACCGGGCCCGGTGCCGAGCCGCTGCGCTTCGTGTTGGTGACGCGGCGCGACGCGGTGGATGTGCGGGTACAGGTGGTGCGGACCGCGTCTGGTTCCGACGAGGAGGGGGTGGACGGTGTGGCCCGGAGCCTGCTCGACGCGCCCGGGGCCCAGGCCACGCTCGAATTGCCCCAGGGGGTGGTGGAGTTCGACGCCCGGAAGACCCGAGGCCGGGTCGACTCCGTGCTGTGGCTGGGACGGCGCTTCTTCGCCACGGTGTCCGTGCGTGGCCACAAGAAGGGCGCGACGCCCTGGCCCCTGGTCCAGGTGCGGATGCGGGCCACGCTCCAGGACGGAGAGGTGTGGGAAGGGCCCGCGCGCTTGGTCTCGGGCGTGGCGGGCTCGGCCCGCCAGCGGCACATCGCGACGGGCTTGCTGCCAGGGGGCGCCTCGGGAGTGGAGCTGGCGCTGGATGAAGCTGACACCCCAGGAGTCTTTCAACCGCTGTCCCGCGAGGAGCCGAGCACGCCTCCATGA
- a CDS encoding YfbM family protein — translation MSINGNFRRVSADQLRDLLASPEQVNDVVYPPEDEDSDDDTSSNADHLPMEKNWHGLHFLLTGTAWEGASPLNFIAAGGQRVGEEDVGYGPPRAFTPQQVKDISRALEGVDGEGLRRRFNARKMDELEIYPQGWSDNDAEESLESLLEDFDALRSFLREGAEQGQALLVYLN, via the coding sequence ATGAGCATCAATGGAAACTTCCGGCGGGTGAGCGCCGATCAGCTCCGCGACCTGCTCGCCTCCCCCGAGCAGGTGAATGACGTCGTCTATCCCCCCGAAGACGAGGACTCGGACGACGACACCTCCTCCAACGCCGATCACCTGCCCATGGAGAAGAACTGGCACGGGCTGCACTTCCTGCTGACGGGAACGGCCTGGGAAGGCGCGTCGCCGCTGAACTTCATCGCCGCGGGTGGCCAGCGCGTGGGCGAGGAGGACGTCGGCTATGGTCCCCCGCGCGCCTTCACCCCCCAGCAGGTGAAGGACATCTCCCGGGCGCTCGAGGGCGTCGACGGGGAAGGGCTGCGCCGGCGCTTCAACGCCAGGAAGATGGACGAGCTGGAGATCTACCCGCAGGGCTGGTCGGACAACGACGCCGAGGAGTCGCTGGAGTCCCTGCTCGAGGACTTCGACGCGCTCCGGAGCTTCCTGCGCGAGGGCGCCGAGCAGGGGCAGGCCCTGCTCGTGTACCTGAACTGA
- a CDS encoding DUF2267 domain-containing protein has product MSDTPPGNPLSRGDKRPPSRAGPSSAAFTAALIQHGHLEPALAECAAVSVVTALLRNLELDEDQEPQGHLMRKLVEFLPARDMGKDSHAPIGGQEALFTCVARELRLDVSAVEPLVRTVFQTLRGFLSEGECQDVERSLSWDLHYLWRRTQ; this is encoded by the coding sequence GTGTCTGACACCCCACCGGGCAATCCCCTGAGCCGTGGTGACAAGCGTCCCCCCTCCCGTGCCGGGCCCTCTTCCGCCGCCTTCACCGCCGCCCTGATCCAGCATGGACACCTGGAGCCGGCACTGGCGGAGTGTGCGGCCGTGTCGGTCGTCACCGCCCTGCTGCGCAACCTCGAGCTGGACGAGGACCAGGAGCCCCAGGGCCACCTGATGCGCAAGCTGGTGGAGTTCCTCCCCGCCCGGGACATGGGCAAGGACTCCCATGCACCCATCGGAGGCCAGGAGGCCTTGTTCACGTGCGTGGCGCGGGAGCTGCGCCTGGACGTCTCCGCGGTGGAGCCCCTGGTGCGCACCGTCTTCCAGACCCTGCGTGGCTTCCTCTCCGAGGGCGAGTGCCAGGACGTGGAGCGCAGCCTGTCCTGGGACCTGCACTACCTGTGGCGGCGCACCCAGTAG
- a CDS encoding S1 family peptidase: protein MASLGACAPVPSDVDEPPASRGDAVVGGTEAPGDGAVVALVARRVRCAGESLTLLCSGALIAPDVVLTAAHCLDVFGPEGAYEVFFGERLLPETRTQGRFVRVSRAVRHPDYERETHAHDVALLRLAVAVEVPPLPLPGGDVLTPGGAARVVGFGDTRDGDAPPGVRRQGGLRVTEVRPDVFLAGPAPAMSCVGDSGGPVLVRDAEGREVLAGVTVSGDFACQKEAVNLRVDAVRGSFLQPFLDELPEPPGPRLALDALCAQPCTRDADCPAGLACAETVDASRRCFLPALQPGDFGAPCAEDAQCGAGSVCARLEPEGDDTCRCFTPCAPPPSEPVFEPSPADDIPQGCVGAPGSGALALGALAAWLYRRRPPPRARRATGRCRASSCAG, encoded by the coding sequence GTGGCGAGCCTCGGAGCCTGCGCGCCTGTTCCTTCTGATGTGGACGAGCCTCCGGCCTCCCGGGGGGACGCGGTGGTGGGAGGCACGGAGGCACCCGGGGATGGGGCCGTGGTGGCGCTGGTCGCCCGGCGGGTGCGCTGCGCGGGGGAGTCCCTGACGCTGTTGTGCTCGGGGGCGCTGATCGCTCCGGACGTGGTGCTGACGGCGGCGCACTGCCTGGACGTCTTCGGTCCAGAGGGCGCCTACGAAGTCTTCTTCGGAGAGCGTTTGCTGCCGGAGACTCGGACCCAGGGGCGTTTCGTCCGGGTCTCGCGCGCGGTGCGGCACCCGGACTACGAGCGGGAGACCCACGCCCACGACGTGGCCCTGCTGCGTCTGGCGGTCGCGGTGGAGGTGCCCCCTCTGCCACTCCCGGGCGGGGACGTGCTGACCCCGGGCGGGGCCGCGCGCGTGGTGGGCTTTGGCGACACGCGGGACGGGGACGCGCCGCCGGGCGTGCGGCGCCAGGGTGGACTGCGGGTGACGGAGGTTCGGCCGGACGTCTTCCTCGCCGGGCCGGCTCCGGCGATGAGCTGCGTGGGCGACAGCGGCGGGCCCGTGCTGGTGCGGGACGCGGAGGGCCGCGAGGTGCTCGCGGGCGTCACCGTGAGCGGCGACTTCGCCTGCCAGAAGGAGGCCGTCAACCTGCGGGTGGACGCGGTGCGCGGCTCCTTCCTCCAACCCTTCCTCGACGAACTCCCGGAGCCGCCTGGGCCCCGGCTCGCCCTGGATGCCCTCTGCGCACAGCCATGCACGCGCGACGCCGACTGCCCCGCGGGCCTCGCCTGCGCCGAGACGGTGGATGCGTCGCGCCGTTGCTTCCTGCCCGCGCTGCAACCCGGGGACTTCGGCGCCCCGTGCGCCGAGGACGCCCAGTGCGGAGCCGGGAGCGTGTGCGCGCGCCTGGAGCCCGAGGGCGACGACACGTGCCGCTGCTTCACCCCCTGCGCGCCGCCCCCTTCGGAGCCCGTCTTCGAGCCCTCTCCGGCGGACGACATCCCCCAGGGCTGTGTGGGCGCGCCGGGCTCGGGAGCGCTGGCGCTGGGAGCACTCGCCGCGTGGCTGTACCGCCGGAGGCCACCGCCGCGAGCGCGGAGGGCTACAGGGCGTTGCCGCGCTTCATCTTGCGCCGGGTGA
- a CDS encoding HAD-IG family 5'-nucleotidase, producing MIGHLKAPPPERGLFCNRTLNLRAIKAIGYDMDYTLIHYKVEVWEKRAYEYMRDRLAAQGWPVAHLTFDPVLAMRGLIIDTEKGNLLKANRFGFVKKALHGTRPMSFETQRDEYMRTVIDLSERRWIFLNTLFSLSEACLYAQVVDLLDDGKLDGPMGYNDLYEHVRRSLDATHMEGALKAEIIADPARYVQADPDTPLALLDQKYAGKKLLLITNSEWAYTLPMMHAAFDPYLPEGMTWRELFDVVIVSARKPEFFTTRSSLFEVVTVAGQEGLLRPHSGPLKPGVPYFGGSASEVERSLGMSGDEILYVGDHMFGDVHVSKSALRWRTALILRELEDEIRAISSFRATEARLAERMQQKERLEAESCQVRLELQRRRLGYTARDESLPGDEQLHARSLELRAQQEALDAELGPMARAASELSNPVWGLLTRAGNDKSHLARQVERYADIYTSRVSNFLFATPFVYLRSPRGSLPHDPTTPGGTPVFPHPTTGGDTGGA from the coding sequence ATGATTGGCCACTTGAAAGCACCCCCACCCGAGCGCGGCCTCTTCTGCAACCGCACCCTCAACCTGAGGGCCATCAAGGCCATCGGGTATGACATGGACTACACGCTCATCCACTACAAAGTGGAGGTCTGGGAGAAGCGCGCGTACGAGTACATGAGGGATCGGCTCGCGGCCCAGGGCTGGCCCGTGGCGCACCTCACCTTCGATCCGGTGCTCGCCATGCGCGGGCTCATCATCGACACCGAGAAGGGCAACCTGCTCAAGGCCAACCGCTTCGGCTTCGTGAAGAAGGCGCTGCACGGCACCCGGCCCATGAGCTTCGAGACCCAGCGCGACGAGTACATGCGCACCGTCATCGATCTGTCCGAGCGGCGGTGGATCTTCCTCAACACGCTCTTCTCGCTGTCCGAGGCGTGCCTCTACGCCCAGGTGGTGGACCTGCTGGATGACGGCAAGCTCGATGGGCCCATGGGCTACAACGACCTCTACGAGCACGTGCGCCGCAGCCTCGACGCCACCCACATGGAGGGCGCGCTCAAGGCGGAGATCATCGCCGACCCCGCGCGCTACGTTCAGGCCGATCCGGACACGCCGCTCGCGCTGTTGGATCAGAAGTACGCGGGAAAGAAGCTCCTGCTCATCACCAACAGCGAGTGGGCGTACACGCTGCCCATGATGCACGCCGCGTTCGACCCCTACCTGCCGGAGGGCATGACGTGGCGCGAGCTGTTCGACGTGGTCATCGTCAGCGCGCGCAAGCCCGAGTTCTTCACCACGCGCTCCTCGCTCTTCGAGGTGGTGACGGTGGCGGGACAGGAGGGCCTGTTGCGTCCGCACTCGGGGCCGCTCAAGCCCGGGGTGCCCTACTTCGGCGGCAGCGCGAGCGAGGTGGAGCGGTCGCTGGGCATGAGCGGGGATGAAATCCTCTACGTGGGCGACCACATGTTCGGCGACGTGCACGTGAGCAAGAGCGCGCTGCGCTGGCGCACCGCCCTCATCCTGCGCGAGCTGGAGGACGAGATCCGCGCCATCAGTTCCTTCCGCGCCACCGAGGCGCGGCTCGCCGAGCGCATGCAGCAGAAGGAGCGGCTGGAAGCCGAGTCGTGCCAGGTGCGGCTGGAGTTGCAGCGGCGGCGCCTGGGCTACACCGCGCGCGACGAGTCGCTGCCGGGCGACGAGCAGTTGCACGCGCGCTCCCTGGAGCTGCGCGCCCAGCAGGAAGCGCTCGACGCGGAGCTGGGCCCCATGGCGCGCGCCGCGAGCGAGCTGTCCAACCCCGTCTGGGGGCTGCTCACCCGCGCGGGCAACGACAAGAGCCACCTGGCGCGCCAGGTGGAGCGCTACGCGGACATCTACACGTCCCGGGTGAGCAACTTCCTCTTCGCCACGCCCTTCGTCTACCTGCGCAGCCCCCGGGGCAGCCTCCCGCACGACCCGACCACCCCCGGCGGCACGCCCGTCTTCCCCCACCCCACCACGGGCGGGGACACGGGCGGGGCCTGA
- the trxA gene encoding thioredoxin: MAGDIIDVKDAEFGEQVLREEGPVLVDFTASWCAPCRAITPALEALATANKGRMKVTRLDIDENQDTAQAYGIRAVPTLLLFKQGRVVGQIVGAQPRQRLESAVEQFLQAP; this comes from the coding sequence ATGGCGGGAGACATCATCGACGTGAAGGACGCGGAGTTCGGCGAGCAGGTGCTGCGGGAGGAGGGGCCGGTGCTGGTGGACTTCACCGCGTCCTGGTGCGCTCCGTGCCGCGCCATCACTCCCGCGCTGGAGGCGCTGGCCACCGCGAACAAGGGCCGGATGAAGGTGACACGGCTGGACATCGACGAGAACCAGGACACGGCCCAGGCGTATGGCATCCGCGCCGTGCCCACCCTGCTCCTCTTCAAGCAGGGCCGGGTGGTGGGTCAGATCGTGGGCGCCCAGCCCCGGCAGCGGCTGGAGAGCGCCGTGGAGCAGTTCCTCCAGGCGCCCTGA
- a CDS encoding type VI immunity family protein: MSEHCPTIRICAQDGSILIRDGLSICFYMRRSHREVAQGVMRSLETYLQAFGPEALGWYMDDEGDPQELDEAGWTYIRTRMQQSGPLITLSDNPREAGPYQFEYFGKNHETPFFINNPHAVCALEFWLPTEFLEERGPARVRELALALAAPLPFNSGHVSLSLNALHQLAGVSDELRQLRRRYPGLDVHGLEHLSWHIGTRIRGPHWLTFLGPPVLGELGGVPGLRSRLTSPDISVQPLDAERALVILGEWPDAGDTAQGHTLPLHRELARVLEPWLYHEPPLRDPVAAEDTLRWERRFLD; encoded by the coding sequence ATGAGCGAGCACTGCCCGACCATCCGCATCTGCGCACAAGATGGCAGTATCCTCATACGAGACGGATTGAGCATCTGCTTCTACATGCGCCGCTCTCACCGCGAGGTGGCACAAGGCGTCATGCGCTCCCTGGAGACGTATTTACAAGCCTTTGGGCCAGAAGCACTCGGTTGGTATATGGATGACGAAGGGGACCCACAAGAGTTGGATGAGGCGGGCTGGACATACATCCGAACCCGGATGCAGCAAAGCGGCCCCCTCATCACGTTGTCAGATAATCCCCGCGAAGCCGGTCCCTATCAATTCGAGTACTTCGGCAAGAACCACGAAACCCCGTTCTTCATCAACAACCCCCACGCGGTCTGTGCATTGGAGTTCTGGCTGCCCACCGAGTTCCTGGAGGAACGAGGGCCCGCGCGCGTGCGCGAGTTGGCCCTGGCCCTGGCCGCTCCCCTCCCCTTCAACTCTGGCCATGTCAGCCTCTCCCTCAATGCTCTGCACCAACTCGCGGGCGTCTCCGATGAACTCCGGCAGTTGCGCCGGCGCTACCCGGGCCTGGACGTCCATGGACTGGAACATCTCAGTTGGCACATCGGCACACGGATACGAGGTCCCCACTGGCTGACCTTCCTGGGTCCGCCCGTTCTCGGCGAGCTGGGCGGCGTCCCAGGGCTGCGCTCCCGCCTCACCTCCCCGGACATCTCCGTTCAACCCCTGGACGCCGAGCGCGCCCTCGTCATCCTCGGCGAATGGCCCGACGCGGGTGACACCGCCCAAGGACACACCCTGCCCCTGCACCGTGAGCTGGCCCGCGTGTTGGAGCCCTGGCTCTACCACGAGCCGCCTCTCCGCGATCCCGTGGCCGCCGAAGACACTCTCCGCTGGGAGCGCCGCTTCCTCGACTAA
- a CDS encoding LysR family transcriptional regulator has protein sequence MSPTPPLLDDMLVFAEVADTGSLTAAAARLGLRKSTVSRRLAALEERLGTRLLERNTRRLRLTEAGREYHAHCARLVAEARAVNQAMSESRDIPRGTLRVATFSLLGELLTPVIADFLLRHPQVRVEVSLAPAHVDLVAEAYDVALRTGPLVDSTLVARRLGHVRTGYYASPAYLGRRGTPRTPEELAHHECVLVAEPGTDEVWFFTGPGGARTVPVTGRLQVPSVRAGHAAARAGLGLVRLPTVLVAEDVRAGALVPVLEAVSPPGLALYAVHPSRQRMPAKVKVFLEALTRGGPGLPWEDGPR, from the coding sequence GTGTCCCCCACTCCCCCCCTGCTCGATGACATGCTCGTCTTCGCCGAGGTGGCGGACACGGGGAGCCTCACCGCGGCGGCGGCGCGGCTGGGCCTGCGCAAGTCCACGGTGAGCCGGCGGCTGGCGGCCCTGGAGGAGCGTCTGGGCACGCGCCTGTTGGAGCGCAACACGCGGCGGCTGCGGCTCACGGAAGCGGGGCGCGAGTACCACGCGCACTGCGCGCGGCTCGTCGCCGAGGCCCGCGCGGTGAACCAGGCGATGAGCGAGTCGCGGGACATCCCCAGGGGCACGTTGCGCGTGGCCACGTTCTCACTGCTCGGCGAGCTGCTCACGCCCGTCATCGCCGACTTCCTCTTGCGCCACCCCCAGGTGCGCGTGGAGGTGTCCCTGGCGCCCGCCCACGTGGACCTCGTGGCCGAGGCGTATGACGTCGCCCTGCGCACCGGACCGCTCGTGGACTCGACGCTGGTGGCGCGCCGGCTCGGCCACGTGCGCACCGGCTATTACGCGAGCCCCGCCTACCTCGGCCGGCGCGGCACGCCCCGCACGCCCGAGGAGCTCGCCCATCACGAATGCGTGCTGGTGGCGGAGCCGGGCACGGACGAGGTGTGGTTCTTCACGGGCCCGGGCGGCGCGCGCACCGTGCCAGTCACGGGCCGGTTGCAGGTGCCCAGCGTGCGCGCGGGCCACGCGGCGGCCCGGGCCGGGCTCGGGCTGGTGCGCCTGCCCACCGTGCTCGTCGCGGAAGACGTGCGTGCCGGCGCGCTCGTGCCGGTGCTGGAGGCGGTATCGCCCCCGGGCCTCGCGCTCTACGCCGTCCATCCCAGCCGTCAGCGGATGCCCGCCAAGGTGAAGGTCTTCCTCGAGGCCCTCACCCGGGGCGGCCCGGGACTGCCCTGGGAGGACGGGCCCCGGTAG
- a CDS encoding type VI immunity family protein produces MGNHSMARIPVVRLQAENGALLVREGLSACFYLRRSHEDISRAVMRALEAYLQAVGHQALGWYTDLQGDWWELDTEGWASVRREFERKSPHLYLSDTPSNASQYEFEYYGKSLDSPLFANDADVVCALCFKFPAEYLEKHGSTHVRNLILDLAEPLPFNSGHAGPAFNALMELAGVSAELRQWCVRYPGMDIPDLRNLSMSLGTRVRGAYWLTFLGQPVLGELGGASGLRSRISAPDTSVQDMDGDRAVITLGPSPEPGDTQRGLDLPLHSEVARILEPWLYHRRVPWSGFTQIDMLRWERRFLD; encoded by the coding sequence ATGGGGAATCATTCGATGGCTCGCATCCCCGTAGTCCGGCTACAGGCGGAGAACGGCGCGCTCCTGGTACGAGAAGGGCTCAGTGCCTGTTTCTACCTGCGTCGCTCCCACGAGGACATCTCTCGGGCGGTCATGCGCGCCCTGGAAGCATATCTCCAAGCAGTGGGGCATCAAGCGCTCGGCTGGTACACCGACTTGCAGGGTGACTGGTGGGAACTTGATACCGAGGGATGGGCTTCCGTTCGGCGTGAGTTCGAGCGGAAAAGCCCTCACCTCTACTTGAGTGACACTCCGAGCAACGCCAGTCAGTATGAATTCGAGTACTACGGCAAATCGCTCGACTCCCCATTGTTCGCCAATGATGCGGACGTGGTGTGCGCACTCTGCTTCAAGTTCCCCGCCGAGTATCTGGAGAAGCATGGCTCCACGCACGTGAGGAACCTGATACTGGATCTGGCCGAACCGCTGCCCTTCAACTCCGGCCACGCGGGCCCTGCCTTCAACGCATTGATGGAACTCGCGGGCGTCTCGGCGGAACTCCGGCAGTGGTGCGTGCGATATCCGGGAATGGATATCCCCGACCTGAGAAATCTGTCGATGAGCCTGGGCACGCGCGTGCGTGGAGCGTACTGGCTGACGTTCCTGGGACAGCCCGTGCTCGGAGAACTGGGAGGAGCCTCGGGACTGCGCTCTCGAATCTCCGCCCCGGACACTTCCGTTCAGGACATGGATGGAGACCGGGCAGTCATCACCCTGGGCCCGAGTCCCGAGCCGGGTGACACTCAGCGGGGACTGGACCTGCCGCTCCACAGTGAAGTGGCACGCATCCTTGAACCCTGGCTCTACCATCGGCGCGTGCCCTGGAGCGGCTTCACCCAGATAGACATGCTCCGATGGGAGCGCCGCTTCCTCGACTGA